The proteins below come from a single Spirochaetia bacterium 38H-sp genomic window:
- a CDS encoding AAA family ATPase, whose translation MFERGFVVLKSIELFGFKSFADRTRIELAEGATAIVGPNGCGKSNIVDALKWVLGEQAYKSLRASSMEEVIFNGTEYRKPVNVAEVSLVFSNDEKVLPLDVAEIEVKRRMYRSGENEYFINGAQVRLKDVRELFFDTGIGKSSYSILEQGKIDQILSTKPEDRRYVFEEAAGITRYRAREKEAEHKLAKTRENMEHVESILSEVKKQYDSLKKQADKAEKYRQLSEGLFRLEVAQAVNKLRGLEKQSDRAQKKLDDARKNRDELKAKIDKLNESMEDSLDFMNSMEAELSSCQKSLYGLEVKRNSVLSQIRLLSEQLGEIEGKIETDKIRIKGLYDRMERIKRSIVEKQEEKERADEEISRIGRNVDSFKQSIALTEQKIESYQSEIKEREEEIEDLEKRLGALQGELTEITDVIVSKLDEGLKQVGFSVPARRRLKQELQNKLERFSIILRGKKERFEDAQRVGDFSGIGPELWSELDEVLAEIKELYRQYVETEPLFLEDFLSPEGFITKKRNVDEALKDVRGKIQDNRSRISYLRLEIEDCHEKNAERRATLEELNVSLARLDEVKKAVDETIAGFERDFEETRKTAAALEEEQKMTQNRKLAVEEGIFALEEEKLRIDKEEDELKKRIEAVEESIRERNKAISSGEQQLKASVELLSSYQQEVEKAQIELTRLRGEIEAIKSFFKEQHGRSLDEFKNIDIPDDLSSRIAAQKQEIRSLGNVNFMATEEFRQISERYEFLTSQIADLEKAERDLEGVVTQIRKESSELFVDAYEKIKKNFHIIFRRLFGGGRAEIKLVDPDNPLSSGISILAQPPGKKLEHIGLLSGGERSMTAVALLFAMYMVKPSPFCILDEIDAALDEGNVGRFVNMLREFSSKSQFIVITHNKKTVSGTDSIVGITMEESGVSKVISIRISQEEEREGTPV comes from the coding sequence GTGTTTGAGAGGGGATTTGTGGTTTTAAAGTCTATTGAGCTTTTTGGGTTTAAGTCGTTTGCGGATAGAACTAGGATTGAGCTTGCCGAGGGTGCTACGGCTATTGTTGGGCCCAATGGCTGCGGAAAAAGTAATATTGTAGATGCTCTTAAGTGGGTGTTGGGTGAACAGGCTTATAAGAGTTTGCGTGCTTCTTCCATGGAAGAGGTGATTTTTAATGGTACGGAGTATAGAAAGCCTGTTAATGTGGCAGAGGTTTCTCTTGTATTTTCCAATGATGAGAAGGTGTTGCCTCTTGATGTTGCAGAGATCGAGGTAAAAAGGCGCATGTACCGCTCTGGTGAGAATGAATATTTTATCAATGGTGCGCAGGTAAGGCTTAAGGATGTAAGAGAGCTTTTTTTTGATACAGGCATTGGCAAGTCCTCTTATTCTATTCTAGAACAAGGAAAGATTGACCAGATTCTTTCTACCAAGCCGGAGGACAGACGCTATGTTTTTGAGGAGGCTGCCGGAATTACACGGTATAGGGCAAGGGAAAAGGAGGCGGAACATAAGCTGGCAAAAACGCGGGAGAATATGGAGCATGTGGAGTCCATACTCTCCGAGGTCAAAAAACAATATGATTCTCTAAAAAAACAGGCTGATAAAGCGGAAAAATACAGACAACTGTCAGAGGGACTTTTTAGACTTGAGGTGGCTCAAGCTGTCAATAAGTTGAGAGGGTTAGAAAAACAAAGCGATAGGGCGCAAAAAAAGCTTGATGATGCCAGAAAAAACCGTGATGAGCTTAAGGCTAAGATAGATAAGCTCAATGAGTCCATGGAAGACAGTCTTGATTTTATGAACTCCATGGAAGCTGAGCTTTCTTCCTGTCAGAAATCTTTGTACGGCCTTGAGGTTAAGAGAAACAGTGTGCTGTCACAGATACGACTTCTATCAGAGCAGCTAGGAGAGATAGAGGGCAAGATAGAAACGGATAAGATACGTATAAAAGGACTCTATGATAGAATGGAGCGTATAAAGCGCTCAATAGTAGAAAAACAGGAAGAAAAAGAAAGAGCAGATGAGGAAATAAGTAGGATAGGAAGGAATGTAGATTCTTTTAAACAGTCTATTGCTCTTACTGAGCAGAAGATAGAATCTTATCAGTCTGAGATAAAGGAGAGAGAAGAAGAGATAGAAGATTTAGAAAAGAGGCTAGGGGCGCTTCAGGGAGAGCTTACGGAGATTACGGATGTTATTGTCAGTAAGCTTGACGAGGGACTTAAACAGGTTGGATTCTCCGTACCTGCCCGCAGAAGATTAAAACAGGAGCTCCAAAATAAGCTTGAGCGTTTTTCCATAATACTCAGGGGAAAGAAAGAGCGTTTTGAAGATGCACAAAGAGTAGGTGATTTTTCTGGTATTGGTCCAGAGTTGTGGTCTGAGCTTGATGAGGTTCTGGCAGAGATAAAAGAACTGTACAGGCAGTATGTTGAGACAGAGCCCCTTTTTCTTGAAGACTTTCTTTCTCCAGAGGGCTTTATAACAAAGAAGAGAAATGTAGATGAGGCTCTTAAGGATGTCAGGGGAAAAATACAGGATAATAGGTCCAGGATTTCTTATCTGAGGCTCGAGATAGAAGATTGTCATGAAAAAAATGCAGAAAGAAGAGCCACTCTTGAGGAACTCAATGTGTCTCTTGCAAGGCTAGATGAGGTAAAAAAGGCTGTTGACGAGACCATAGCAGGATTTGAGAGGGATTTTGAAGAGACCAGAAAGACTGCCGCTGCTCTTGAGGAAGAGCAGAAGATGACTCAGAACAGAAAGCTTGCAGTAGAAGAGGGGATTTTTGCCCTAGAAGAGGAAAAACTTCGTATAGATAAAGAAGAAGATGAGCTTAAAAAAAGGATAGAAGCCGTAGAAGAAAGTATAAGAGAAAGAAATAAAGCCATTTCTTCCGGAGAACAGCAGCTCAAAGCTTCTGTAGAGCTACTTTCTTCCTATCAGCAGGAAGTGGAAAAAGCTCAAATAGAACTTACCAGACTTAGGGGAGAGATAGAGGCCATAAAAAGTTTTTTTAAAGAACAACACGGACGTTCTTTAGATGAGTTTAAAAACATAGATATTCCAGATGATCTTTCTTCCAGAATAGCCGCACAAAAACAGGAAATACGCTCTCTTGGAAATGTCAATTTTATGGCTACAGAGGAGTTCAGACAGATAAGCGAGAGATATGAATTCCTTACCTCTCAAATTGCAGATCTTGAGAAGGCAGAACGCGATTTGGAAGGTGTTGTTACTCAGATACGCAAGGAATCCTCGGAGCTGTTTGTAGATGCGTATGAAAAGATAAAGAAAAACTTTCATATTATATTCAGAAGACTTTTTGGTGGTGGAAGGGCAGAAATAAAGCTTGTGGATCCCGACAATCCTCTTTCTTCCGGGATAAGTATTCTTGCACAGCCTCCAGGTAAAAAGCTTGAGCACATAGGTTTATTATCAGGAGGAGAACGATCTATGACAGCGGTTGCTCTTCTTTTTGCCATGTATATGGTAAAGCCTTCTCCTTTTTGCATCCTTGACGAAATAGATGCTGCACTTGACGAGGGAAACGTAGGACGATTTGTCAATATGTTGAGGGAGTTTAGCAGTAAATCGCAGTTTATAGTTATTACACATAATAAAAAGACTGTTTCCGGTACGGACAGCATTGTGGGTATTACCATGGAAGAATCTGGTGTATCCAAGGTGATAAGTATAAGGATAAGCCAGGAGGAAGAGCGTGAGGGAACTCCTGTCTAA